A single genomic interval of Labeo rohita strain BAU-BD-2019 chromosome 13, IGBB_LRoh.1.0, whole genome shotgun sequence harbors:
- the btbd6a gene encoding LOW QUALITY PROTEIN: BTB/POZ domain-containing protein 6-A (The sequence of the model RefSeq protein was modified relative to this genomic sequence to represent the inferred CDS: deleted 1 base in 1 codon), with translation MPTAPECKLSHHGRIMKCVTFLLLLPETLKKLKRTNKHPGRLSLCYNILTLSLKKRMAAELCPVNDHATVQKNGTVMLSLPEKKRSVEPVAQTTASIATTPTTEQNINNNNVEIPSWNSAHPTLRERNALMFNNEHMADVHFIVGTPGESERVPAHKYVLAVGSSVFCAMFYGDLAEGDSDIHIPDVEPAAFLILLKYMYSDEIELAADTVLATLYAAKKYLVSALARACVGFLETSLEARNACVLLSQSRLFEEPELTQRCWEVIDAQAELALRSEGFTEIDLPTLEHILQRETLNVKEAVVFQAVLGWADAECRRQGLTPTPQNQRSMLGKALHLVRLPSMTLQEYADGAAQSNILTLEETHSIFLWYTAATKPALGFPVAPRKGLTPQRCHRFQSSAYRSNQWRYRGRCDSIQFAVDKRVFIAGLGLYGSSGGKAEYSVRIELKRQGVLLAQNLTKFVSDGSSSTFPVWFEHPVQVEQDAFYTVSAVLDGSELSYFGQEGMTEVQCGKVTFQFQCSSDSTNGTGVQGGQIPELIFYA, from the exons ATGCCCACTGCGCCGGAATGCAAGCTGTCCCATCATGGCCGGATCAtgaaatgtgttacttttttacttCTGCTCCCCGAAACGTTAAAGAAGTTGAAGCGGACAAACAAGCACCCCGGCAGGCTGTCTCTGTGCTATAACATCTTAACTCTTTCCCTTAAGAAAAGGATGGCAGCGGAACTGTGCCCGGTGAACGATCACGCCACAGTGCAGAAGAACGGGACTGTGATGCTGAGCCTGCCAGAGAAAAAGAGGAGCGTGGAGCCGGTTGCGCAGACCACCGCGTCCATCGCCACCACACCGACCACAGAgcaaaacatcaacaacaacaacgtgGAAATTCCCAGCTGGAACTCCGCGCACCCGACATTACGCGAAAG AAATGCACTAATGTTCAATAATGAACACATGGCAGATGTTCATTTCATTGTTGGTACACCCGGTGAATCAGAAAGGGTCCCAGCACATAAG TATGTGCTGGCAGTGGGGAGCTCTGTTTTCTGTGCCATGTTTTACGGGGATCTCGCGGAAGGGGATTCTGATATCCATATTCCAGATGTGGAACCCGCTGCTTTTCTCATCCTGCTCAA ATACATGTACAGTGATGAGATAGAGCTGGCGGCCGACACAGTACTGGCCACGCTTTACGCTGCCAAGAAATACCTGGTGTCTGCTCTGGCTCGCGCATGTGTGGGTTTCCTCGAGACGAGCCTGGAGGCGCGAAACGCATGCGTGCTGCTATCTCAAAGTCGGCTGTTTGAGGAGCCGGAGCTCACTCAGAGGTGTTGGGAAGTGATCGACGCCCAGGCGGAGCTTGCACTGCGCTCAGAAGGCTTCACCGAGATCGACCTGCCCACACTGGAACACATCTTACAGAGGGAAACCCTAAATGTGAAAGAGGCAGTGGTCTTCCAAGCCGTTCTGGGATGGGCCGACGCAGAGTGTCGGAGACAAGGCCTGACCCCAACGCCACAGAACCAGCGCTCCATGCTGGGGAAGGCATTGCACCTTGTGCGTCTGCCTTCTATGACACTGCAGGAATATGCAGACGGAGCTGCGCAGTCGAACATTTTAACCCTTGAGGAAACACACAGCATCTTTCTCTGGTACACGGCTGCTACGAAACCTGCACTGGGATTCCCGGTTGCGCCCAGAAAGGGGCTGACGCCGCAACGCTGTCACCGGTTCCAATCTTCTGCATACCGAAGCAACCAGTGGCGCTACCGTGGACGCTGCGACAGCATCCAGTTCGCTGTGGACAAGCGCGTGTTTATCGCCGGACTCGGCCTGTATGGTTCCAGCGGAGGGAAGGCGGAATATAGCGTCAGAATTGAACTGAAAAGACAGGGAGTGCTTCTGGCACAAAACTTGACCAAATTTGTGTCAGACGGTTCTAGCTCAACGTTCCCCGTGTGGTTCGAGCACCCAGTACAAGTGGAGCAAGATGCGTTCTACACGGTTAGCGCCGTTCTTGACGGGAGCGAGCTAAGTTATTTTGGACAGGAAGGAATGACAGAAGTGCAGTGTGGGAAAGTCACCTTTCAGTTTCAGTGTTCCTCTGACAGTACTAATGGGACAGGGGTGCAG GGGGGACAGATTCCAGAGCTGATATTTTATGCATGA